One window of the Salvia splendens isolate huo1 chromosome 1, SspV2, whole genome shotgun sequence genome contains the following:
- the LOC121810391 gene encoding uncharacterized protein LOC121810391, translating into MRVTPWSQYQLVDQETDLQLAPGKNRLVRGCASFVCFGRPAAGHESTSPLKVGPTQNQEVLLESVDIVESKDQVHSTDPVDFNENIRTVVSLKSSLKKSANVGLVARAVDGGNSNKHEVDRGVASELEKRKVQWTDTTGGELFEIREFEMSEDGSDDEFDHATAKSCSCIIM; encoded by the exons ATGAGAGTAACACCTTGGAGCCAGTACCAGTTGGTAGACCAAGAGACTGATCTCCAGCTGGCTCCTGGGAAGAATCGGCTTGTCCGTGGGTGCGCCTCCTTTGTGTGCTTCGGTCGCCCTGCCGCTGGACATGAAAGCACTTCTCCCCTGAAAGTTGGACCAACTCAAAACCAAGAAGTTTTGCTAGAGTCTGTAGATATTGTTGAGAGTAAAGATCAAGTACATTCTACTGATCCAGTTGATTTCAATGAAAATATTAGAACGGTGGTTAGTCTTAAGAGTAGCTTGAAGAAATCAGCAAATGTTGGTCTGGTTGCTCGTGCTGTAGATGGTGGAAACTCCAACAAGCATGAAGTGGACAGAGGTGTTGCTAGTGAATTGGAAAAGAGGAAAGTGCAGTGGACAGATACAACTGGGGGAGAGCTTTTTGAGATACGAGAATTTGAGATGAG TGAAGATGGATCAGATGATGAATTTGATCACGCGACTGCAAAGAGTTGTTCATGCATAATAATGTAG
- the LOC121810401 gene encoding probable serine/threonine-protein kinase At1g54610 — MNGVRGRRKSVGDEGGGRRIELVDVRPKWLTDNIPAQVLKDIVPKSSDSYIKIDKIGAGTYSNVYKARDRATGETVALKKVQFDTSEAESIKFMAREIRFLQRLDHPNIIKLKGLATSRMQFSIYLVFEYMHSDLSRILSRPDERLTESQIKCYMQQLLSCLRHCHERGVLHRDIKPSNLLIDKNGTVKLADFGLANLIDPKRRKRPLTSCVATLWYRAPELLLGSTDYGVGIDLWSVGCLMAEMFAGRPILPGSTEAEQVHIIFKLCGTPPDEYFKGLKLSTSLINPAKTYKSSLAEKCRNFPSSAMAL; from the exons ATGAACGGAGTTAGAGGCCGGAGAAAGAGTGTCGGAGATGAGGGAGGAGGGAGAAGAATTGAACTAGTTGATGTACGGCCCAAGTGGCTAACAGACAACATTCCAGCACAGGTTTTGAAGGACATCGTGCCCAAGTCTTCCGATTCTTACATCAAAATAGACAAG ATAGGCGCGGGAACGTACAGCAACGTGTACAAGGCGAGGGACAGGGCGACAGGGGAGACGGTGGCCTTGAAGAAGGTCCAGTTCGACACCTCAGAAGCCGAGAGCATCAAGTTCATGGCGCGAGAGATCAGGTTCTTGCAGAGGCTGGATCACCCCAACATCATAAAGCTCAAGGGATTAGCCACATCAAGAATGCAGTTCAGTATTTACTTGGTTTTCGAATACATGCACTCCGATCTCTCGAGAATCCTGTCTAGGCCGGACGAGAGGCTAACGGAATCGCAG ATCAAATGCTACATGCAGCAGCTGCTTTCCTGCCTTCGCCACTGCCACGAGCGCGGTGTGCTGCACAGAGACATTAAGCCCTCGAATCTACTAATAGACAAGAACGGCACAGTCAAGCTTGCAGATTTTGGGCTGGCGAATTTGATCGATCCGAAGAGAAGAAAACGGCCTCTGACCAGCTGTGTCGCGACGCTATGGTACAGAGCTCCAGAGCTGCTTCTCGGCTCCACAGATTACGGAGTTGGCATTGATCTCTGGAGCGTTGGTTGCCTCATGGCGGAGATGTTTGCCGGTAGACCAATTCTGCCTGGTAGTACTGAG GCTGAGCAAGTTCACATAATCTTCAAGCTGTGTGGCACTCCACCAGATGAATATTTCAAAGGACTGAAGCTCTCCACATCTCTAATAAACCCTGCAAAGACCTACAAATCCAGCCTTGCTGAGAAGTGCAGGAACTTCCCTTCTTCTGCTATGGCACTTTAA
- the LOC121810416 gene encoding light-harvesting complex-like protein OHP2, chloroplastic produces the protein MSVASSPSFPCIKLRTPSSSPPSSSSLRFTIRSSQADGPFRRPTAPTPVKPVPPSPSSSPSPAAPKQPAAVVQDKNVITLEFQRQKAKELQEYFKQKKLQTVDQGPFFGFIAKNEISNGRWAMFGFAVGMLTEYATGSDFVDQLKILLSNFGILDLD, from the exons ATGTCAGTCGCTTCATCACCTTCATTTCCATGCATCAAACTCCGCACCCCATCATCATCACCACCGTCTTCCTCTTCCCTCAGATTCACTATTAGGAGCTCTCAAGCCGACGGCCCTTTCCGGAGACCCACCGCTCCCACGCCGGTAAAGCCGGTGCCGCCGTCTCCGTCTTCGTCTCCTTCTCCGGCCGCTCCGAAGCAGCCAGCAGCGGTGGTGCAGGACAAGAATGTGATAACGTTGGAATTTCAAAGGCAGAAGGCGAAGGAGCTGCAGGAATACTTCAAGCAGAAGAAGCTGCAGACAGTCGATCAAGGTCCATTTTTTGGTTTCATTGCCAAGAATGAGATCTCCAATGGCAG ATGGGCAATGTTTGGTTTTGCTGTGGGAATGCTAACAGAGTATGCAACTGGTTCAGATTTTGTGGATCAACTCAAAATCCTCCTCTCCAATTTTGGGATTCTTGATCTTGATTGA